The following proteins are encoded in a genomic region of Alteromonadaceae bacterium 2753L.S.0a.02:
- a CDS encoding phospholipid transport system substrate-binding protein translates to MKQINPIKWFRLPQITGILAGFTLFVTAASMAEQPPRQPEESNMQGPQVVVQTVTDQLLELAKNGNEELKKDPETFYGKVEALLDPSVSFDFIAKNVMGETYWNQATGTQKQQFVGTFKRSLVETLVKGMSSNIDLNIEILDDKSQVLKNKASIVQKVSGPEGSNLVVYSLGRGKSGNWKVLNVVLDGVNLGKTFRSQFAQGVKDSKGDLQAAIDGWSAKS, encoded by the coding sequence GTGAAACAGATTAACCCAATCAAGTGGTTCAGGTTACCGCAGATCACCGGCATATTGGCGGGTTTTACCTTGTTTGTGACTGCTGCGAGTATGGCAGAGCAGCCCCCGCGACAGCCTGAAGAAAGCAACATGCAGGGGCCGCAGGTAGTGGTGCAAACCGTCACAGATCAATTGCTCGAGTTGGCGAAGAACGGTAACGAGGAATTGAAAAAAGACCCCGAGACTTTTTACGGCAAGGTGGAAGCGTTGCTCGACCCTTCGGTGAGCTTCGACTTTATTGCCAAAAATGTCATGGGGGAAACCTATTGGAATCAGGCAACCGGTACCCAAAAACAGCAGTTTGTGGGCACTTTCAAACGCAGTTTGGTGGAGACCCTGGTGAAGGGCATGTCCAGCAATATCGATTTGAACATCGAAATTCTTGACGATAAAAGCCAAGTATTGAAAAACAAAGCCAGCATTGTGCAGAAGGTTTCCGGACCCGAGGGCTCCAATCTGGTGGTTTACTCTCTTGGACGGGGTAAATCGGGTAACTGGAAGGTCTTGAATGTGGTGCTTGACGGCGTGAATCTGGGCAAAACCTTTCGCAGTCAGTTTGCACAGGGTGTAAAAGACAGTAAAGGCGATTTACAGGCGGCAATCGATGGCTGGTCTGCCAAGAGCTAA
- a CDS encoding lipopolysaccharide export system ATP-binding protein encodes MPQLSAKHLAKSYKGRKVVIDVSISVESGQIVGLLGPNGAGKTTCFYMIAGIVKADRGDIHIGDKRITHLPMHERARAGLGYLPQEASVFRKLSVADNIMAILETRKDLNRQQRRDTMEKLLDEFHIQHIRNSLGMALSGGERRRVEIARALATEPDFVLLDEPFAGVDPISVSDIKQIVQHLKNRGIGVLITDHNVRETLDICEKAYIVSEGHIIAEGSSADVLSNKKVREVYLGQHFHL; translated from the coding sequence ATGCCACAACTTTCTGCGAAACACCTCGCCAAAAGCTACAAAGGCCGCAAAGTCGTTATCGACGTTTCCATCAGCGTCGAAAGCGGCCAGATTGTGGGCTTACTTGGCCCCAATGGCGCCGGCAAAACCACCTGTTTCTATATGATTGCAGGCATAGTAAAGGCGGATCGCGGCGACATTCACATTGGCGACAAGCGCATTACCCACCTGCCCATGCACGAACGCGCCCGCGCAGGGCTTGGTTATCTTCCCCAGGAGGCGTCGGTGTTTCGCAAGCTGAGCGTTGCAGACAACATTATGGCGATTCTGGAAACCCGCAAAGACCTGAATCGTCAACAACGCCGTGACACCATGGAAAAACTGCTCGATGAATTTCACATCCAGCATATTCGCAACAGCCTCGGCATGGCGCTGTCTGGCGGAGAGAGGCGCAGAGTGGAAATAGCCAGAGCACTTGCCACCGAGCCAGATTTTGTGTTGCTGGATGAGCCTTTTGCCGGTGTCGACCCCATTTCAGTCAGCGATATCAAACAAATCGTGCAACATCTGAAAAATCGCGGTATTGGCGTGCTGATAACAGACCACAATGTTCGTGAGACCTTGGATATTTGTGAAAAAGCCTATATCGTATCGGAAGGTCACATTATTGCCGAAGGCAGCTCTGCCGATGTGTTGAGCAATAAGAAGGTACGAGAGGTTTACCTGGGCCAGCATTTCCACCTCTAG
- a CDS encoding histidinol dehydrogenase, giving the protein MLINRLDSSDAEFTTCLDKLLAWEESVNDDITKTVREILEQVRHRGDAALVDYTNRFDHRSVNEAAELVIEGDALQNALARIPESQVAALREAAARIEAYHQHQKVESWQYTENNGNVLGQKVTPLDRVGLYAPGGKAAYPSSILMAAVPAKVAGVPEVVLVTPTPRGEVNDIVLAAAAVAGVSRVITIGGAQAIAALAYGTGIVPKVDKIVGPGNIFVATAKREVFGTVDIDMIAGPSEILVVCDGKTNPDWVAMDLFSQAEHDEDAQAILISPDAAFLDSVYESIEKLLPGMERKAIIEVSLANRGALLAVQNMDEALELANRIAPEHLELSVENPEALLEKIRHAGAIFMGRHTSESLGDYCAGPNHVLPTSGTARFSSPLGVYDYVKRSSIIHCSPEGASLLGEVASVLARGESLEAHARSAEYRIKK; this is encoded by the coding sequence ATGTTAATTAATCGCCTCGACTCCTCAGATGCCGAATTCACCACGTGCCTGGACAAACTCCTCGCCTGGGAAGAATCGGTCAACGATGACATCACTAAAACGGTGCGTGAAATTCTCGAGCAGGTGCGCCATCGTGGTGACGCTGCGCTGGTGGATTACACCAACCGCTTTGATCATCGCAGCGTTAACGAAGCGGCCGAGTTGGTGATTGAAGGCGATGCCCTGCAAAACGCCCTGGCGAGAATTCCAGAGTCCCAGGTAGCGGCGTTACGCGAAGCTGCCGCCCGCATCGAGGCGTATCACCAGCATCAGAAAGTAGAAAGTTGGCAATACACTGAAAACAACGGCAACGTATTGGGCCAAAAGGTGACACCGCTCGATCGTGTGGGTCTTTATGCCCCCGGAGGTAAGGCCGCTTACCCTTCTTCGATATTAATGGCAGCCGTTCCCGCCAAGGTGGCGGGGGTACCAGAGGTGGTATTAGTGACACCAACGCCACGCGGCGAGGTGAACGATATCGTGTTGGCAGCCGCGGCAGTTGCCGGCGTTTCACGCGTTATCACCATAGGTGGTGCACAAGCAATCGCTGCCCTGGCATACGGTACAGGTATAGTGCCCAAGGTGGATAAAATTGTTGGCCCCGGCAATATTTTCGTGGCGACCGCCAAACGCGAAGTATTTGGTACGGTGGATATCGATATGATTGCCGGCCCTTCTGAAATTCTCGTAGTGTGTGATGGCAAAACCAACCCAGATTGGGTGGCGATGGATTTATTTTCCCAAGCCGAACACGATGAAGACGCCCAGGCAATATTGATTTCACCCGATGCGGCTTTTCTGGATAGCGTTTATGAAAGCATTGAAAAATTACTGCCGGGTATGGAGCGCAAAGCCATTATCGAAGTTTCGCTTGCCAATCGCGGTGCGCTGCTAGCAGTACAAAATATGGATGAAGCGCTGGAGCTCGCCAATCGAATTGCACCTGAGCACCTCGAGCTCTCCGTCGAAAACCCCGAAGCATTGCTCGAAAAAATCCGCCATGCCGGTGCGATATTTATGGGGCGGCATACTTCTGAAAGTCTGGGTGATTATTGTGCCGGGCCTAATCACGTTTTACCCACTTCGGGCACTGCAAGATTCTCATCACCACTGGGTGTTTACGATTACGTAAAACGCTCCTCCATTATCCACTGTTCGCCAGAGGGTGCCTCGCTGTTAGGTGAGGTTGCATCTGTGTTGGCCCGGGGTGAAAGTCTTGAAGCTCACGCCCGTTCGGCCGAGTATCGCATTAAAAAATAG
- a CDS encoding cation:H+ antiporter, which yields MLDSVPQVVLIALAILAGFAGLIWSADRFVAGSAAIAKSFGVAPLVIGLTIVSFGTSAPEIMVSISASLKGAGDLAVGNALGSNIANMGLVLAATALVATIPVQRHLLKDELPILFLVCLVAGFFLYDSVLSRWESAALLIGLVPAIYYLVRMKQGELSATEIAEEEAIPEMSRTRAFGWFLIGLAALMLSSEVLVWGAKTAAALAGVSPLVIGLTVIALGTSLPELAASMVSALKGHHDIALGNILGSNMFNLMAVMSIPGLAKPLTMDDDVFARDYGAMMALTVLLALLIGISFWMSKKASGEGALGKTAGIFLLCGYIAYYLVLYKTAA from the coding sequence ATGCTGGATTCCGTACCACAGGTTGTACTTATCGCACTTGCGATTTTAGCGGGTTTTGCCGGGCTCATTTGGAGCGCCGACCGTTTCGTCGCCGGTAGCGCGGCCATCGCCAAAAGTTTTGGCGTTGCCCCGCTGGTCATCGGTCTCACTATTGTTTCATTCGGTACCTCGGCCCCCGAGATAATGGTGTCGATAAGTGCTTCTTTAAAGGGGGCGGGTGATTTGGCAGTCGGTAATGCCTTGGGTTCCAACATTGCTAATATGGGTTTGGTACTTGCCGCCACTGCCTTGGTCGCCACAATTCCGGTACAGCGACACCTCCTAAAAGACGAATTACCCATACTATTTTTGGTTTGCCTTGTGGCAGGTTTTTTTCTGTACGATTCCGTATTGTCTCGCTGGGAGTCTGCCGCACTTCTAATAGGCCTGGTGCCAGCCATTTACTATCTGGTACGAATGAAACAAGGTGAACTTTCCGCAACGGAAATCGCCGAGGAAGAAGCCATTCCAGAGATGAGTCGCACTCGGGCCTTCGGATGGTTTCTCATTGGCCTCGCAGCCCTGATGCTAAGTTCCGAAGTTTTGGTTTGGGGGGCAAAAACTGCAGCCGCACTGGCGGGGGTCAGCCCCCTGGTCATCGGTTTAACCGTCATTGCTCTGGGAACCAGTCTTCCGGAGCTGGCGGCGTCGATGGTCAGCGCCCTGAAAGGTCATCACGACATAGCGCTCGGGAACATTTTGGGTTCCAACATGTTTAACTTAATGGCAGTGATGTCAATTCCCGGCCTCGCCAAACCACTCACAATGGATGATGATGTTTTCGCACGGGATTACGGTGCGATGATGGCGCTCACAGTACTCTTGGCGTTACTCATCGGTATTTCGTTCTGGATGAGTAAAAAAGCGAGTGGTGAAGGGGCTTTGGGAAAAACAGCCGGCATTTTTCTGCTTTGCGGTTATATTGCTTATTATCTGGTGCTCTACAAAACAGCGGCTTAA
- a CDS encoding UDP-N-acetylglucosamine 1-carboxyvinyltransferase — protein MDKLIIQGGTRISGEIRISGSKNSGLPILAACLLADGPMTICNLPHLNDITTMLALLRCMGVGVTINEKMAVEIDPGSLSDTEAPYELVKTMRASILVLGPTLARYGKADVSFPGGCAIGSRPVDIHLRGLEAMGAEIDVDGGYIRARAPQGLRGAHFVMDKVTVGGTENLLMAAVLAKGKTILENAAREPEIVDLAECLVAMGAKISGIGSAILEIEGVDSLHGCTYTVMPDRIETGTYLVAAAATGGSIRLRDTRADILQVVIQKLEEAGAKIEVGETTISLDMQGARPRGVNLRTAPYPAFPTDMQSQFTAMNAVADGSSAVTETIFENRLIQVNELNRMGANITLEGNTALITGVTRLKGAPVMASDLRASASLVIAGMVAEGETVVDRIYHIDRGYECIEEKLQQLGVNIRRVPG, from the coding sequence ATGGACAAGCTAATTATCCAGGGCGGCACTCGCATCAGCGGGGAAATTCGCATTTCTGGTTCCAAGAATTCCGGTCTACCCATTCTCGCGGCATGCCTGCTTGCTGATGGACCGATGACTATTTGCAACCTGCCACACCTTAACGACATCACTACCATGCTGGCCTTGCTACGATGCATGGGTGTTGGCGTGACGATTAATGAAAAGATGGCGGTCGAAATTGACCCCGGTTCACTCAGCGATACTGAAGCACCCTACGAACTTGTGAAAACCATGCGGGCTTCCATTCTGGTGTTGGGGCCAACTTTGGCGCGTTATGGTAAAGCCGATGTGTCGTTTCCTGGCGGTTGCGCCATTGGCAGTCGTCCCGTAGACATTCACTTGCGCGGCCTCGAGGCTATGGGTGCTGAGATTGATGTTGACGGCGGCTACATTCGCGCCCGCGCCCCGCAAGGTTTACGCGGGGCTCATTTCGTGATGGACAAAGTAACCGTGGGCGGCACCGAAAATCTGCTCATGGCCGCGGTGTTGGCGAAAGGTAAAACCATTCTGGAAAACGCTGCACGGGAACCTGAAATCGTCGACCTGGCAGAGTGCCTGGTTGCCATGGGGGCGAAGATTTCGGGAATCGGTTCGGCGATTCTGGAAATAGAAGGCGTCGACAGTTTGCACGGCTGTACTTACACCGTGATGCCTGATCGTATTGAAACCGGTACCTACTTGGTCGCTGCTGCGGCCACCGGCGGTTCGATACGATTGCGGGATACCCGTGCCGATATACTCCAGGTGGTGATTCAAAAACTCGAAGAGGCCGGGGCTAAAATCGAAGTGGGTGAAACCACCATCAGTTTGGATATGCAGGGTGCGCGGCCGCGAGGTGTCAACCTGCGTACAGCACCTTACCCGGCATTTCCGACCGACATGCAAAGTCAGTTCACCGCGATGAATGCCGTGGCCGACGGGTCGAGTGCCGTCACCGAAACGATTTTTGAAAATCGGCTTATTCAAGTGAATGAACTTAATCGCATGGGCGCGAATATCACGCTTGAGGGTAATACCGCGCTGATTACTGGAGTGACACGCTTAAAAGGTGCTCCGGTGATGGCCTCCGATTTACGTGCCTCTGCGAGCCTGGTGATTGCAGGTATGGTGGCAGAGGGGGAAACCGTGGTGGATCGTATTTACCACATCGATCGTGGCTACGAGTGTATTGAAGAAAAGCTGCAACAACTGGGTGTCAATATTCGCCGCGTACCCGGTTAA
- a CDS encoding acid stress-induced BolA-like protein IbaG/YrbA: MQPDEIKALLESTLPECTAQVVSEDGKHIAAVIVSTAFEGLMPVKRQQLVYAALNEQISSGVIHAFQMKTLTPAENAARS; the protein is encoded by the coding sequence ATGCAGCCAGATGAAATTAAAGCCCTGTTAGAATCCACACTTCCCGAATGTACGGCGCAAGTTGTCAGTGAAGACGGTAAACACATTGCCGCTGTGATTGTATCGACCGCATTCGAAGGGCTAATGCCGGTAAAACGTCAGCAACTGGTGTACGCTGCGCTAAATGAGCAAATTTCCAGCGGTGTTATCCACGCCTTCCAAATGAAAACCCTCACTCCCGCCGAAAACGCCGCCCGCAGCTAG
- a CDS encoding ATP phosphoribosyltransferase → MSQLTIALTKGRILEETLPLLAAAGIEPLEDIAKSRKLTFETSSQNVRLLILRGIDVPTYVEFGAADVGVSGKDTLIEHNSKSYYEPLDLHIAKCKMMTAGIKGVPPKAGRIRVATKYVGLAKRYYAEQGRQVDLIKLYGAMELAPIMNLCDEIVDIVDTGNTLRANGLEPRETICDISSRLIVNKASMKMKHREIEALIDAVSAAVNERLAA, encoded by the coding sequence ATGTCGCAACTCACCATTGCTCTTACCAAGGGGCGCATTCTGGAAGAAACACTGCCGCTGCTGGCTGCAGCCGGTATTGAGCCCTTGGAAGATATTGCAAAAAGCCGCAAACTCACCTTCGAAACGTCATCCCAAAACGTGCGCCTGTTGATTCTGCGCGGTATTGATGTGCCCACTTATGTGGAATTCGGCGCTGCCGACGTTGGTGTATCCGGTAAGGACACATTGATCGAGCACAACAGCAAGAGTTACTACGAACCACTCGATCTTCACATCGCCAAATGCAAAATGATGACCGCCGGCATTAAAGGTGTGCCGCCAAAGGCTGGCCGTATTCGTGTCGCCACCAAGTATGTGGGCCTGGCAAAACGCTACTACGCAGAACAGGGGCGTCAGGTGGATCTCATCAAACTGTATGGTGCAATGGAGCTCGCACCAATTATGAATCTGTGCGATGAGATCGTCGATATTGTTGATACCGGCAATACCCTGCGAGCCAACGGTCTGGAGCCTCGCGAAACCATTTGTGATATCAGTTCACGCTTAATAGTGAACAAAGCCTCGATGAAAATGAAACACCGCGAAATCGAAGCTTTAATAGACGCAGTGAGCGCCGCCGTCAATGAGCGACTGGCGGCCTAA
- a CDS encoding arabinose-5-phosphate isomerase codes for MTQFDFQQSALRTIALELAAVAELEKRIDKEFVACCEKLMQCQGRVIVSGMGKSGHVGKKIAATLASTGTPAFFVHPGEASHGDMGMITRDDIFLCISNSGNSPELVAIIPLIKRLGIPIVAMTGKRASPLGEVADLVLDISVSSEACPLDLAPTSSTTVTIVLGDALAIALLEARGFTAEDFAFSHPGGALGRRLLLHVCDVMHGGDALPVVSSDTPLLAALGEMSQKGFGITTVVDNNRQLLGVFTDGDLRRCLDRDVDVKNSTIGEVMSRGGRTVSPQALAAEAFNLMETHKITALVVAENNQPLGILHMHDMLQAGLV; via the coding sequence ATGACACAATTCGACTTTCAGCAATCCGCATTGCGCACCATTGCGCTGGAACTCGCTGCCGTTGCGGAGCTCGAAAAACGCATCGACAAAGAATTCGTTGCCTGTTGTGAAAAACTGATGCAGTGCCAGGGCCGGGTTATTGTTTCCGGCATGGGAAAATCCGGGCATGTCGGCAAAAAAATCGCTGCAACACTTGCCAGCACAGGTACACCGGCGTTTTTTGTTCACCCCGGAGAGGCCAGTCACGGGGATATGGGTATGATTACCCGCGATGACATCTTTCTGTGCATTTCCAATTCGGGTAATTCCCCCGAACTGGTGGCGATAATCCCGCTCATCAAACGCCTCGGCATACCCATCGTGGCAATGACCGGTAAACGGGCCAGCCCGCTTGGAGAAGTGGCAGACTTGGTTCTGGATATCAGCGTAAGCTCGGAAGCCTGTCCACTCGATTTGGCACCCACCTCCAGCACCACAGTGACCATCGTGCTCGGTGACGCCCTGGCGATTGCATTACTTGAGGCACGGGGTTTCACTGCTGAAGATTTCGCGTTTTCACACCCAGGCGGCGCGTTGGGACGTCGCTTACTGCTGCATGTTTGCGACGTTATGCACGGTGGCGACGCGCTTCCTGTAGTGAGCAGCGATACGCCTTTGCTCGCAGCCTTGGGAGAAATGAGTCAAAAAGGTTTCGGTATTACCACTGTTGTGGATAACAACCGGCAGTTGCTGGGGGTGTTTACCGATGGTGACTTGCGACGCTGCCTGGACCGTGATGTCGATGTAAAAAACTCCACCATTGGTGAAGTGATGAGTCGTGGCGGCCGCACGGTGTCGCCACAAGCGCTGGCAGCCGAAGCCTTTAATTTGATGGAAACCCATAAAATTACTGCCTTGGTTGTGGCCGAAAATAATCAACCGCTCGGCATTCTTCACATGCACGACATGCTACAAGCCGGCCTGGTGTAA
- a CDS encoding lipopolysaccharide export system protein LptA: MKAFSRVSNAWFIRILLLAGYPGWVAALPDDRFQNLSISADSAELDDLSGTTTYAGGVVVEQGSMKIKAEKVVIYGRKDTYTKVVATGAPARLSQIPKAGQEPVTARANRMEYQIPSETLILLDNAAFSQEGTSLSGNRIEYDVKRAVVKAGGKADAEGDNRRVRMVIPPKAMSKEEEQPTSRESSETEQQ; this comes from the coding sequence ATGAAAGCATTTAGCCGAGTTTCCAACGCGTGGTTTATTCGCATCCTGTTGCTGGCGGGCTATCCTGGCTGGGTTGCTGCTTTACCAGATGACCGTTTTCAAAATCTAAGCATCTCTGCAGATTCTGCCGAACTGGACGACCTCAGTGGTACCACAACCTACGCCGGTGGCGTTGTGGTGGAGCAAGGCAGTATGAAAATTAAGGCGGAGAAAGTCGTCATTTACGGCCGTAAAGATACCTACACCAAGGTGGTTGCTACGGGTGCTCCGGCACGCTTGAGCCAGATCCCAAAAGCGGGACAGGAACCCGTTACCGCGCGGGCCAACCGCATGGAATATCAAATACCCAGTGAAACCTTGATCCTTCTTGATAACGCCGCATTCAGCCAGGAAGGCACCAGTTTGAGCGGTAATCGCATCGAATACGACGTGAAACGTGCCGTTGTTAAAGCCGGCGGCAAAGCCGATGCTGAAGGCGATAATCGCCGGGTACGCATGGTTATTCCCCCCAAGGCGATGAGTAAAGAAGAAGAACAACCAACCAGCCGCGAAAGCAGCGAGACCGAACAACAATAA
- a CDS encoding lipopolysaccharide export system protein LptC: MRNNRVYILLIALGIASIVMMWDSSENVITPPKSAPAPQIPYAFAEDASTEYFGDAGVLEYSFTADRLEHFRKESDDAAIPPEEYTLVNSPHFVVYQEHTPWHIESQEGKLTRADEQILLWNQVRIWQEVPDSDNPDEPLATHPDNSELSTEKLFINPVEKVAHTEEPVKITTPYGKITAVGMSADFKSRKIQLESRVQAIHRIPEDRSFNP; encoded by the coding sequence ATGCGCAACAATCGCGTTTACATCCTGCTCATTGCACTCGGTATTGCCAGTATTGTGATGATGTGGGACTCCTCTGAAAACGTGATTACACCACCAAAATCAGCGCCAGCACCTCAGATCCCCTACGCATTCGCCGAGGACGCATCCACTGAATATTTTGGCGATGCTGGAGTGCTGGAGTACTCCTTCACGGCCGATCGTCTTGAGCATTTTCGCAAGGAATCAGACGATGCAGCCATTCCACCGGAAGAATACACCCTGGTAAATAGCCCGCATTTTGTGGTGTATCAGGAGCACACGCCCTGGCATATCGAATCCCAGGAGGGCAAACTCACCCGAGCTGACGAACAAATACTGCTGTGGAATCAAGTGCGCATCTGGCAGGAAGTGCCCGATTCCGACAACCCAGACGAGCCGCTTGCAACTCACCCAGACAACTCTGAATTGAGCACCGAAAAACTTTTTATAAACCCAGTGGAAAAAGTCGCGCACACCGAAGAGCCTGTTAAAATAACAACGCCCTACGGCAAAATAACCGCCGTTGGTATGAGCGCTGACTTTAAGTCACGTAAAATACAGCTTGAGTCGCGCGTGCAAGCCATCCACCGAATTCCCGAAGACCGCAGTTTCAACCCATGA
- a CDS encoding 3-deoxy-D-manno-octulosonate 8-phosphate phosphatase (KDO 8-P phosphatase): protein MKHLSLDEINHKAAQIKLLLLDVDGVLTDGKLYFSNDGHELKAFNTLDGHGIKMLRKSGVEVGIITGRTSQLVTKRASDLGVQLLIQGREDKFTALQELLENFPCPLDQIAFMGDDYPDLTVMCRVGLALTVPNAHHAVAEQAHWQSSLKGGEGAVREACDLIMRAQNTFDNALAAYTQGSSPQGASN from the coding sequence ATGAAGCACCTGTCACTCGACGAAATAAACCACAAAGCTGCGCAGATTAAGCTGTTACTGCTTGACGTCGATGGCGTGCTTACCGATGGCAAACTCTACTTCAGCAACGATGGCCATGAGTTAAAAGCGTTTAATACACTGGATGGTCACGGCATAAAGATGCTGCGTAAATCCGGCGTCGAGGTGGGCATTATCACGGGGAGAACCAGCCAGCTGGTGACGAAACGCGCCTCTGACCTCGGCGTTCAGTTACTGATACAAGGCCGCGAAGATAAATTCACGGCGCTGCAGGAGCTGCTTGAAAACTTTCCCTGTCCGCTGGACCAAATCGCGTTCATGGGTGATGACTACCCCGATCTAACGGTGATGTGTCGCGTTGGTCTGGCGCTCACCGTTCCAAATGCACATCACGCCGTCGCAGAGCAGGCCCACTGGCAAAGCTCGTTAAAAGGTGGCGAGGGCGCAGTGCGTGAAGCCTGCGATCTAATCATGCGCGCTCAGAATACCTTCGACAATGCGTTGGCCGCTTATACCCAAGGTTCTTCTCCCCAAGGGGCCAGCAACTGA